The genomic segment ACTCaaacacaattatataaaatGACACGAAGGGAGCTAGTAATACAATTTGATTAAAGCAAGCAAGGCTTGATACAAGGTACAATAGAGTCTTATTATGTGATAAGcaattattttatatgtataataaaaaataaaaaatctctGATATGCCATTCAGTCAGCACATGTAGTTGTCCTCGTCGTTCTTTCAAAAACTTGAACTCCTGGAATGTATCAAATCCTTCTTGAAGGTTGATGAGGtataaagaattaaaagaaaGGTTGTGTCCAGAAATTGTCGAATAATGGTTCGGACAAAAAATTATCAAAGGTTTCTGTCTGAAAATTGTCAATGGATTTTGTCCAGCAAAAGTAGTCAAAGGAATCTGGAAGTGGTTCCACTGAATTGATACTTGAAAGTTGTTCCATTGTCCTAATGTGATCTTCTTCAATCCAGTCCATCCCATTTAACTTGGATATATCACTTGATGATGAAACCTCTAGAGGAAATGATGTGTCAGCAAGATCTGCACTAGCAGGTGGCACCTCTTTCATATCATAGCCTTCATGTCTTGAAAGTTTAGAAGATTGCTCATTTTGAGATACAGACTGTGAAGATTGCTCCATTGATGTTGACGAATTGGTATTTGTTCTCACAAGTTTCTTAAGATGAGCATGCCAGTGGTTTTTCACATCATTGTCCGATCTTCCTGGTAGCTTTGCAGCAATGGCTGACCATCTGTAACATTTGATATGTAGTTAGGAACAATATCCAAAAGAGACTTAATACAACTTTGTTTGATTAATACGTACTCCACTATGTAATGTGTTAGTGCAACATATTCACCTGTTTCCAAGTTCCTTGTGTAATTTAATAATGAGTTGCTCTTCTTCATGGCTATATTTCCCTTTCTTCAAATCAGGCCTTAAGTAATTCATCCATCTCAATCTGCAGCTCTTCCCACATCTCATTAGACCTGCAAAATCAAATATCCAACAAGACATAAAGAACTTTAATTCTCTTCCTAAAAGCTAGTAGTAACAAGAAGCATAATAGAGAGATTCATGAGGAAACCAAAACATGATCAATGAGAAAAAAGTTTGAGACTCcgtatcattctttttgaaacaaaCGAAAAGAGAAAGTGAATTAATCGCATAAATTGAAACATAGAACTACTAATTACCAGCATATTTAGGCAATTGCCGCCAATTGGGGTGACCAAATCTTTCAACATAAGCTCTTAGTTTGTTGTCCTCGTCTTCACTCCATGCACCTCTTTTTGTTCCAGTTTTGTCAATAGATGGAGTTCTCACCATTTTCTTTGCAATTACTACTATTCgatctctctcctttttttttcttcttcttaatttgATTTCTTTAACTTAAACACTATCTGACCAGCTTGCTGTGTAAAATTCCCGCTCTTATATATGTGTGGTACGAGCAGACAAGTGAAGCCGTGTTTCTGATTAGTTTTTTCGTTCAACTAAACCTAACGAGAATTTTCTATTGTTTTTAGAATGAACAATGGGAACTCTCAATAACAACTAGGCTTCAAGGTCAAGGCATGCATAGATCCAATAAAGAGGCTGCTTAAATTCTTGACTCTAGTAATAAGCTTTCAATACCAACTGCAGATCAGTGAATATGTGTTGAACTCTTTATATTCCTTTTCTAACTTACTCGATTTATAGCATTATAGTTTATACTTGCATCTTTTTATCTCCAAAATTtaactcttttcctttttatactCTCTTTGTCCCagtttatgtgattttttttgttttttgagatTCAAATGATGAGatctttgaccaacattttattttataatgcattttttcatcatattgacaTGAGAAAAAATGTAACTTATTATTCCTTTGTCCCCATTTATATGTTAGTGTTTGATTGGGTACGGAGTTTAAAGGTATTACTAGCTataaaatcatctcattaattaagggtaaaacaagaaGTTTAAATCcaaattattactccctccatcccaatttgaGTGTCGTACTTTCCTTTTTCGTTTATCCCCAAAAGagtatttctttttatatttagtaagatgacaattcaaacatcctatatgccaagtttaaaaccacaaaattcatataaatttttGCTACtttacacatctttaatttaagttaacaagattcaaaagtctttctttatttttttaaacttaagaTACTTAAAtcgggacggaaggagtactaaATATAATACACAActgtcaatctttttgggattgactaaaaagtaaaaaatgtcacgtaaaattgggacaaagggagtagtactttttgtatagttttcgaagatctaaattttaattttaaattattaagcTGATCATATCCATTTTTACTTCAAAGATTAGCCAAATTAACTctagaaaagtaaaaaatgtcacataaattggaacagtgatgtcacgccccaactcgAGGAACGTGCGGGCACCTGCTATTTTTCGCCTTAATAGGCGAACCCGTCCTTTATGCAACCGATCATCAGTAAGTAAATCAtgaataaaagaatgaaaaaccTAAGAATAATACTATAAGTCtgacataatatataaataccaaGTGCGGAAGATAAACAAATCAATCATGTCTGatcagtacaagagctactaaatactactacaagtctgaatagtcAATACATCATCTGAATACATATTGTCTCGAAATAGAAATGGGACAATAAAAGAGATAGAGTCTCGGGATACATGGATCATCAGTAGCTCACCCTTTGAACTCTAGGAACGTCGCCTCGGGATCAGTCGCGAGGTGTGGAAGTCTCCTTGataacaaactctgcactcataaaatgagtacagcaaggtagcatcagtacaaaacacggtactgagtaagcatcataggtcgacaacAGTTAGATCACATATGCAAACAAGGAAATGgaaagataatcatgctcacaGATAGTTACAAGTCAAAAAGTCCAAATAGTACAATCAATCACCCAACAATGTCTCAAATAATTACGAATCCAAACATAAACAAATAATCATCAAATAACTCAAGTATCACTGAAGATCAATATAAATCCGAATGACGATAAGAACAAgtaatgtgaatgcaatgcaatgatacacataTGCTCCGGGGACAATGTCCACCTCTAGACAGTCATGTAGCGTCATTCCGTATCACTGCCTAGAATGACTCCTCCATCCAATATCACTGCTAACCACTATGTATCACACAACATAGAAATGGCTACGCAAATATAACAATGTTGCATGAATCATACTTATCTTCGTCAGCACCATTCCTcaatatcaagatcaagacAGATATATCATGGATATGCGAAAGTATGTTATGCAATGAGAATATCATAACAACATAGGgattccaatcaattcatatATAGAGACAACAATCATAGTACAAGTATCACATGAATCTGTTCCTTCCAACCAGTCTCCCAGAATACATAGCTACCACCGGTTCATATGAGAGAAGCCAAGCATAAATCTagggaatctacaggccacgaGCCTGaacacacaagtcacacaacaataccaatcctaagaattccatcccaacttcatacccgaaggttcacatgatgTCTCCTACAATTCCCTAGTACTACATACGAGTCGCTAACCGAAGTTTAACCaaaaagtaagccataacctacttggagTGCTGAACAGAAATCCCAAACAAATCACGCGAGCTTTTTTCCCTTCCTCAATGCCTCTAAATACTCAAAATCTAGTTATAACATAATCTGGATTATAAATCATGAAGAACTGTTCCCATATTGTTAGCTTTCAATTTGGTCAACTTAAGCctatggaatttgggaaaacgggcccacaagggcaaaacgggaaatccAAAAGTGAAACATGCGATTCAAGTCTAAGTGATCAAAATCCACTAATCAATTTCTAAAACAACTCGATATTAAGCCAAAATCGTATTTAAAGAggaacccccaattttgggtatgaaccctaactctcAATTCCACAAATTGGTTACTAATAATGAAGGAATCATGTTTATAAAGCTAttacccatcaattccatactaaTACAAGCTTATACCATCAACAAATCAAGTTTTAATAATCAAAAGATCATTTAAGAAAGAAACCCCAAGAACTCTCTTTAGTCCATATGTTATTGGAAGACTCTAGCATGAATTAGGGTGTTTGTAAGGTGGATTATGAATCATAAATGAAGAATAGGATTAGATGAACTTATCCCAATGAAGAATTCCCTTGGAATCTATTGTTTTGCTCTCAAAATAGTTCTAGAaccgagaataatgaatgaGGAGTGATAGGGtttgaaaaagaatttaagtCATTTAACTTCCCGTCAACCGTTACAGCGATCTGAAGTCCGCTACGGCGGAACCGCTGCAGTGGTGACAAGACCGCCCTAATGGACACTCACAAACTCACTACgccgttgtcacgacccaaaccggtgagccgtgacgggagtctgacctctagcgaccaaacacccctaagcacttatctgaaacatactgaacatcaatagcccataaatggcacaaactaatctcataaagaggaaacatccggactctgtacaatctgtatatacatataaacataacatgcggaagaacagtgcaagccagctaggttgccatatatatatatatatacactgtacacaaaagaatataagccgacaaggctacatcgtctgactactacatacaactgtctacagacctctactggaataaagtTATAGAAAGGACGGTACAGGGCCGCGTcgtacccatctatatacatccCAAAAGAATGGCCTAcaaaaatagactgcaactccggatcgaatggagtgCACTGATCGCTGCTATATAAGGGTCCTACTAAGCCGGACCACCTCCTGTCTCACACCGTACtgcgcgggcatgaacgcaacccccCGAGCAATGGGGAGTCGGTATGGAAAATgtgcgaatatgtaaggcatgaagacAACATGTACAAATATGTACgtaaatcatgaataagatctcgAACTCATAAGTCAGTGTGACTATCCGCATAAATCGTATGAACTAGTATCCGTCCGCATCCGGTCGAATCGTATGTTGGAAAGTATCGacatgcgtatatatataactagtAGGTACACACCTAATCGTTACATCACAGGCCATACCTTCATcccctgtcaagtgtgcctttctcatgtatatactcaaacatcataggccactcttggaccactcataggccacaccttcaccccctgtcaagcgtGTCTTTCACATATAAAACGTAATATCACAGGTCACActttcaccccctgtcaagtgtgcctttcacTGTACCTCTGAGAACTAAAAGTGAATGCATAATACAAGTAAGATTGAAAAACAGGATTCTCGAATAATATAACGACAATTGGCCTCTTCATGGGCCTTACTAAACTAGTACTACTAGGACAGGAAATCATAAGATCTGTATATTGGGAAAATACCATAGCCGGGGTACGGGGACATCAAAGCGTATTTCTCTTAGTACTTATAAGAATAGAGTAGTATGGAAACTCTCTTACTCGTTTAtcggttcatatcataggatcatgccaaaaaaagaagaaataaccttaacataccttgacgtatatcaaatcgccCAACTTCcacttcttgaacttgtaaatctacaattaagataacataagcCTTAATTAGTCTACTTGCTTTGCTTACTAATCATTCCCAAGCACGTATAAAGCTTAACGAATTATAGACGACCATCTCCTTTATGAGCTTACAATGGTAGCAcctatatatatcaaaataccCGCAAATCCATCTCTAATCATTTCTCTAAAATAGTCTCATGTCACTACCTTGCCCTTCATCAATCTATCACTTCCACAAGGACCTTCTCTCTacctaaaatcactaaaactctcgATAGTCAACTCAAATATAAAGGtaggaatcatttacataccttgaggggtcaagaatcccaagaatcaccttaacttcaactccctaagcttctCATTCTTGGAGAAActctagaaacaaccttctttttcacaagctcgggtttacggggtccgggtcttgtcaaatcttcactactatgccataaatattgggagagcaaaatattagggttttctgatcTGGGAAAGAGATAAATAAGACAAAAAGTTGTGGACCATGTATTTATActcggagaattaaatgcttcagtggtccggttcgaccagcgggtcgacgacccgtagatgtgtcgacggtccgtcgatgtgctcgtcgacctgcgcctgcagaatgCAGGGCTGCGGAACCCTATCGATGCCGCACAACGACGGTCCGTTGACaggttcgacgacccgtcgaacACGACTGCTGTCTGTAGACTTTTCCGCTTCAGTTCGgattgcgtcgattcgattcgttcaacttctaatcctgtaaatcacaaggaatacctgctggtaccattgcacacggggtaaggcactttctatctccaaaactcaattcccaaggcatacttaactaggaaatcataagttctaccactacgaaaacgaggggtgtaacagcCGCTATAGCGGTTGGGCTATCACCGTAGTGATACCACCGCCGCGGTCCAAGTGTCGCCATGGCgaggcaccagacaccagaaagtTACTTAATTCCACAAGTCTCATCCCGAaatccgactatcacccgaggccccacatatacaatacAAACATGCATAAAAACGCACTACGAACTCACCCATGGCCTCGGATTTTCCAACgggggtctcgttgaccaagtcaacccccaataccccaaaaccaactttccaacccaagtcccaaaacgcattctaatgcaTTGGGAAGCGAACCGAACATACCAACAAGTCACAAATGACCATCCGGATCTCTCGGAATTGacgaattttcgaaaaaggtccgtttacccaaaagt from the Lycium ferocissimum isolate CSIRO_LF1 chromosome 11, AGI_CSIRO_Lferr_CH_V1, whole genome shotgun sequence genome contains:
- the LOC132036482 gene encoding transcription factor MYB58-like — protein: MVRTPSIDKTGTKRGAWSEDEDNKLRAYVERFGHPNWRQLPKYAGLMRCGKSCRLRWMNYLRPDLKKGKYSHEEEQLIIKLHKELGNRWSAIAAKLPGRSDNDVKNHWHAHLKKLVRTNTNSSTSMEQSSQSVSQNEQSSKLSRHEGYDMKEVPPASADLADTSFPLEVSSSSDISKLNGMDWIEEDHIRTMEQLSSINSVEPLPDSFDYFCWTKSIDNFQTETFDNFLSEPLFDNFWTQPFF